Proteins found in one Actinokineospora alba genomic segment:
- a CDS encoding ester cyclase gives MTDSDVVRRFVDTYNSGDAAGIGPFYAEDVVLQDPLTPKPTEGREAVVAMGEAYRQAFPDMVWTLTRDPVVASGAIAWEVRVAGTMTGSLPGPDGDIPATGRPFAVDMGVFWTLGADGLIAEEHAYFDATGMMTQLGLVP, from the coding sequence ATGACTGACTCAGACGTGGTCCGAAGGTTTGTCGACACCTACAACTCGGGGGACGCCGCGGGCATCGGCCCCTTTTACGCGGAGGACGTGGTCCTCCAGGATCCGCTGACCCCCAAGCCGACCGAAGGCCGAGAGGCAGTGGTCGCGATGGGCGAGGCGTACCGGCAAGCGTTTCCCGACATGGTGTGGACCCTGACCCGGGATCCGGTCGTGGCGAGCGGAGCCATCGCCTGGGAGGTGCGTGTCGCCGGGACTATGACCGGCTCCTTGCCGGGGCCCGACGGTGACATCCCGGCTACCGGAAGGCCTTTCGCGGTGGACATGGGCGTCTTCTGGACCCTGGGCGCCGACGGTCTGATCGCCGAGGAGCACGCGTACTTCGACGCGACCGGGATGATGACCCAACTCGGGCTGGTTCCTTGA
- a CDS encoding helix-turn-helix transcriptional regulator, whose translation MARLSMEDASVRIRQLARAGLNAHAFFEVAGETVARAVPIGGAPPFWNTVDPSSQLITSIHFSGECFFDLGGQLEWEYFADDVNKTADVIANRRGVQTLHEVTGANPERSAVFREYLRPHGIDQEVAVALRAKTGEAWGTLRLNRSPGQPEFSADELAFLHSLAPHLAEGVRRALLLGEAVEPDWPDAPGLVVFGDGLSVESVSAEANRWLGELTGDLGGISAAVLSVAAQAGNPDGRAPVRLRADTGRWFELHSTSMATPAGHRAGVIIQPATRARISTVLMAAYGLTRREREITRLVLMGRSTTMIADELVIAPVTVQQHLKSIFAKTGVRSRRDLVCTVFVDHYAARVRDNEKRRVAARRERGGPIAPLPSRQVSTNDEPFCDQR comes from the coding sequence ATGGCGCGACTGTCGATGGAGGACGCGAGCGTCCGGATCCGCCAGCTCGCCCGCGCGGGACTGAATGCCCACGCGTTCTTCGAGGTGGCGGGTGAGACCGTGGCTCGAGCCGTGCCGATCGGTGGCGCACCCCCGTTCTGGAACACCGTCGACCCGTCGTCGCAGCTGATCACGAGCATCCACTTCAGCGGCGAATGCTTCTTCGACCTCGGCGGCCAGTTGGAGTGGGAGTACTTCGCGGATGACGTGAACAAGACCGCCGACGTCATCGCCAACCGGCGGGGCGTCCAGACGTTGCACGAGGTGACCGGCGCGAACCCGGAACGCAGCGCGGTCTTCCGTGAGTATCTGCGACCGCACGGCATCGACCAGGAGGTCGCTGTCGCGCTGCGCGCGAAGACTGGCGAGGCCTGGGGAACCCTGCGGCTCAACAGGTCTCCCGGCCAACCGGAATTCAGCGCCGACGAACTCGCTTTCCTTCATTCGCTCGCCCCGCACCTCGCTGAGGGTGTGCGTCGTGCCCTGTTGTTGGGGGAGGCCGTGGAGCCCGACTGGCCGGACGCCCCCGGCCTGGTGGTCTTCGGCGACGGTCTCTCGGTGGAATCGGTTTCCGCCGAGGCGAACCGGTGGTTGGGCGAGTTGACCGGTGACCTCGGCGGTATCTCGGCCGCGGTCCTTTCGGTCGCGGCTCAGGCAGGCAACCCGGATGGGCGGGCGCCAGTCCGGCTCCGGGCGGACACGGGTAGGTGGTTCGAGCTTCACAGCACGTCGATGGCGACGCCGGCGGGCCACCGCGCGGGTGTGATCATCCAACCCGCCACCCGCGCGCGGATCTCCACTGTGCTGATGGCCGCCTACGGCCTCACTCGTCGAGAACGTGAGATCACTCGGCTGGTGCTGATGGGACGGTCGACGACGATGATCGCCGACGAACTGGTCATCGCCCCGGTGACCGTCCAACAGCATCTCAAGAGCATCTTCGCCAAGACGGGGGTGCGCAGTCGCCGCGACCTGGTTTGCACCGTGTTCGTCGACCATTACGCGGCCCGGGTGCGCGACAACGAGAAACGACGAGTCGCTGCCCGGCGGGAGCGCGGCGGCCCCATAGCGCCGCTGCCGAGCCGACAGGTGTCCACGAACGACGAACCGTTCTGCGACCAGCGGTAG
- a CDS encoding alkaline phosphatase PhoX — MERRNFLRAAVVGGAATVFGGAAWAPAFAAPAQPGPSPYGALQAADANGIMLPSGFTSRVVARSGQKVTGTNYTWHPAPDGGHVFADGTGWIYVSNSEVSSTGGVGAIKFNSSGSITGAYRTLSNTNVNCAGGATPWNTWLSCEEVTAGRVYETDPWGVNAATVRPAMGVFKHEACAADADHGYIYMTEDVSDGCFYRFRPTTWGNLSSGTLEVMKGTNSQTSGAVTWGVVSDPDGSPTATRNQVSGAKRFNGGEGCVYANGTCWFTTKGDNRVWAYDANNSTISLAYDDSLVVGTAPLTGVDNITRATSGELFVAEDGGNMEICVITPSDIVAPFLRVTGQTSSEITGPAFTPNGQRLYFSSQRGTTGSSSGGITYEITGPFNT; from the coding sequence GTGGAACGTCGTAACTTCCTCCGCGCGGCCGTCGTCGGTGGCGCCGCCACCGTCTTCGGCGGCGCTGCCTGGGCGCCCGCCTTCGCCGCTCCCGCCCAGCCTGGGCCGAGCCCGTACGGCGCCCTGCAGGCGGCGGACGCGAACGGGATCATGCTGCCCTCCGGGTTCACCAGCCGGGTGGTCGCCCGTTCGGGGCAGAAGGTGACGGGCACCAACTACACCTGGCACCCCGCCCCGGACGGCGGGCACGTCTTCGCCGACGGCACCGGGTGGATCTATGTCTCCAACAGCGAGGTCTCCAGCACCGGCGGTGTCGGGGCGATCAAGTTCAACTCCAGCGGGTCGATCACCGGCGCCTACCGCACGCTTTCCAACACCAACGTCAACTGCGCGGGTGGTGCGACGCCGTGGAACACCTGGCTGTCCTGTGAGGAGGTGACCGCCGGTCGGGTCTACGAGACCGACCCGTGGGGTGTCAACGCCGCCACGGTCCGGCCCGCGATGGGTGTCTTCAAGCACGAGGCGTGCGCCGCGGACGCCGACCACGGGTACATCTACATGACCGAGGACGTCAGCGACGGCTGCTTCTACCGCTTCCGCCCGACCACCTGGGGCAACCTGTCCAGCGGCACGCTGGAGGTCATGAAGGGCACCAACTCGCAGACCAGCGGCGCGGTCACCTGGGGTGTCGTGTCCGACCCCGACGGCAGCCCGACCGCCACCCGCAACCAGGTGTCCGGCGCGAAGCGGTTCAACGGCGGCGAGGGCTGCGTCTACGCGAACGGCACCTGCTGGTTCACCACCAAGGGTGACAACCGCGTCTGGGCCTACGACGCCAACAACTCCACCATCTCCCTGGCCTACGACGACTCGCTGGTCGTCGGCACCGCGCCGCTGACCGGCGTCGACAACATCACCCGCGCCACCAGCGGCGAGCTGTTCGTCGCCGAGGACGGCGGCAACATGGAGATCTGCGTGATCACGCCGAGCGACATCGTGGCGCCGTTCCTGCGGGTCACCGGCCAGACCAGCTCCGAGATCACCGGACCGGCGTTCACCCCGAACGGGCAGCGCCTCTACTTCTCGTCGCAGCGCGGCACCACCGGGTCGAGCAGCGGCGGCATCACCTACGAGATCACCGGGCCGTTCAACACCTGA
- a CDS encoding 4a-hydroxytetrahydrobiopterin dehydratase, translated as MPQPLSEQELGIALETLPDWTFRDGALVREVELNGFSQAIQVVNRVAEVAENNNHHPDIDIRWATLTFRCSTHSENAITALDVGLAEEIDGIIDAIRD; from the coding sequence ATGCCCCAACCATTGAGCGAGCAGGAACTTGGAATCGCCCTCGAGACGCTGCCGGACTGGACGTTCCGCGACGGCGCGCTCGTGCGCGAGGTCGAGCTGAACGGGTTCTCCCAGGCCATCCAGGTGGTGAACCGGGTCGCCGAGGTCGCCGAGAACAACAACCACCACCCGGACATCGACATCCGCTGGGCCACGCTGACGTTCCGGTGCAGCACGCACTCGGAGAACGCGATCACGGCCCTGGACGTCGGCCTCGCCGAGGAGATCGACGGGATCATCGACGCCATCCGGGACTGA
- a CDS encoding thiamine ABC transporter substrate-binding protein: MRRLFTLTAVALSVAMTASCSLFGSDATDGKVVLVTHDSFEYDQAVFDKFKADTGITVEVRKSGDAGALTNQLVLTKASPLGDVAFGVDNTFASRALNEGVFAEYRSPEADKGPQRYAVDDTGRLTAVDFGDVCVNVDPAALAAANVPAPTSLEDLADPKYKDLLVVEDPATSSPGLAFLLATVSQYGQKDFQGYWARLKANGVKVVSGWEEAYTQEFSGSSGKGKRPLVVSYASSPSAELDDKGKPRTAALLDTCFKQVEYAGVLTGAKNTEGARKVLDLLLSADFQSKVPDKMYVYPTREGVQLPAAWAAAPPAENAATLPAPDIAANRERWIEQWRAAVRG; encoded by the coding sequence ATGCGCAGGCTCTTCACCCTGACCGCCGTCGCGTTGTCCGTGGCCATGACCGCGAGCTGCTCGCTGTTCGGCTCCGATGCCACCGACGGCAAGGTCGTCCTGGTCACCCATGACTCGTTCGAGTACGACCAGGCCGTGTTCGACAAGTTCAAAGCCGACACCGGCATCACCGTCGAGGTCCGCAAGAGCGGCGACGCCGGCGCGCTGACCAACCAGCTGGTGCTCACCAAGGCCAGCCCGCTGGGTGACGTGGCGTTCGGTGTGGACAACACCTTCGCCTCCCGTGCGCTCAACGAGGGCGTCTTCGCGGAGTACCGCAGCCCGGAGGCCGACAAGGGCCCGCAGCGCTACGCCGTCGACGACACCGGCAGGCTCACCGCGGTCGACTTCGGTGACGTGTGCGTCAACGTCGACCCGGCCGCGTTGGCCGCCGCGAACGTCCCCGCGCCGACCTCGCTGGAGGACTTGGCCGACCCGAAGTACAAGGACCTGCTGGTCGTCGAGGACCCGGCGACGTCCTCGCCTGGTCTGGCGTTCCTGCTGGCGACGGTCTCGCAGTACGGCCAGAAGGACTTCCAGGGCTACTGGGCGCGCCTCAAGGCCAACGGGGTCAAGGTCGTCAGCGGCTGGGAAGAGGCCTACACGCAGGAGTTCTCGGGCTCGTCGGGCAAGGGGAAGCGGCCGCTGGTCGTCTCCTACGCCTCGTCGCCGTCGGCCGAACTCGACGACAAGGGCAAGCCGCGCACGGCCGCGCTGCTCGACACCTGCTTCAAGCAGGTCGAGTACGCGGGTGTGCTGACCGGCGCGAAGAACACCGAGGGCGCCCGCAAGGTGCTGGATCTGCTGCTGTCGGCGGACTTCCAGAGCAAGGTGCCGGACAAGATGTACGTCTACCCGACCCGTGAGGGCGTGCAGCTGCCCGCCGCGTGGGCGGCGGCCCCGCCCGCGGAGAACGCGGCCACGCTGCCCGCGCCGGACATCGCGGCCAACCGGGAGCGGTGGATCGAACAGTGGCGCGCGGCCGTTCGCGGCTGA
- a CDS encoding ABC transporter permease, with translation MVPLGFLAVFFLWPVAAIIQRGLGSSGLARVLGSSDTWAVVLFTVAQAAASTVVAVIAAMPVAFLLARCALPGIAVVRAAILVPFVLPTVVVGLAFRSLMPDGGVLSIVLANAFFNVAVVARTVAGLWSHLDRRAEDAARALGASPLRAFTSVTLPALRPAIGSAAAIVFLFCATSFGVVLLLGGARYRTLETEIYLRTVDLLDLSGAAALSLIQITAVVSVLVLAALARRRRETAMALRARTETTRRPRGGEWWVAGAAYAVVASLMVPIVALVVRSLSTSDGWGLEGYRALSGTGFRGSLQISGIDAAMNSLRAATDATLLALVLGVSASVVLVSLGRSRAHPGFVDTLDTALMLPLGVSAVTVGFGYLITLDALPGDLRTSAALVPLAQAIVVTPLVIRMILPVLRSVDPRLRQAAGSLGASPWRVWREVDIPLAGRSLLAAAAFGFVVALGEFGATSFLARPDSATLPVVIGRLISRPGELNNQMAYAACTMLMVVTVAVVLLVERLRVRSVGEF, from the coding sequence CTGGTGCCGTTGGGCTTTCTGGCGGTCTTCTTCCTCTGGCCCGTGGCCGCGATCATCCAGCGCGGCCTCGGGTCCAGTGGGCTGGCCAGGGTTCTCGGCTCGTCGGACACGTGGGCGGTGGTGCTGTTCACCGTCGCCCAGGCGGCGGCGTCCACTGTGGTCGCGGTCATCGCCGCGATGCCGGTGGCGTTCCTGTTGGCCCGCTGCGCTTTGCCGGGCATCGCCGTCGTGCGGGCCGCGATCCTGGTGCCGTTCGTGTTGCCGACCGTGGTCGTCGGGCTGGCTTTCCGGTCACTGATGCCCGACGGCGGCGTGCTCTCGATCGTGCTGGCCAACGCCTTCTTCAACGTCGCCGTGGTAGCCCGGACCGTCGCAGGCCTCTGGTCACACCTTGACCGCCGGGCCGAGGACGCCGCCCGTGCGCTCGGGGCATCGCCGCTGAGGGCCTTCACCTCGGTGACCCTGCCCGCGCTGCGACCCGCGATCGGGTCCGCCGCGGCCATCGTGTTCCTGTTCTGTGCCACCAGTTTCGGTGTGGTGCTCCTGCTCGGCGGAGCCCGGTACCGCACGCTGGAGACGGAGATCTACCTGCGGACGGTCGACCTGCTCGACCTGTCCGGTGCGGCGGCCCTGTCGCTGATCCAGATCACCGCCGTCGTCTCGGTCCTGGTGCTCGCGGCTCTCGCGCGTCGCCGCCGGGAGACCGCGATGGCGCTGCGCGCCCGCACGGAAACCACTCGGCGCCCCCGCGGCGGCGAGTGGTGGGTGGCGGGCGCGGCCTACGCCGTGGTGGCGTCGCTGATGGTGCCGATCGTCGCGCTGGTCGTCCGCTCACTGTCCACATCAGACGGCTGGGGCCTGGAGGGCTACCGGGCGCTGTCCGGCACGGGCTTCCGCGGCTCGCTGCAGATCTCCGGCATCGACGCCGCGATGAACTCGCTGCGCGCGGCGACGGACGCGACGCTGCTGGCCCTGGTGCTGGGTGTGTCCGCGTCGGTGGTGTTGGTGTCGCTGGGGCGAAGCCGCGCCCATCCGGGTTTCGTCGACACGCTCGACACGGCCCTGATGTTGCCGCTCGGCGTATCCGCGGTGACCGTCGGCTTCGGCTACCTGATCACCCTGGACGCCCTCCCCGGCGACCTGCGGACATCGGCCGCGCTGGTGCCGCTGGCGCAGGCGATCGTGGTGACACCATTGGTGATCCGGATGATCCTGCCCGTCCTGCGCTCGGTCGACCCGCGCCTGCGTCAGGCGGCGGGCTCGCTTGGCGCGAGCCCGTGGCGGGTGTGGCGCGAGGTCGATATCCCGTTGGCGGGCCGGTCTTTGCTCGCCGCCGCCGCGTTCGGCTTCGTCGTGGCTCTGGGCGAATTCGGCGCGACGAGCTTCCTCGCGCGCCCGGATTCGGCGACGCTTCCGGTGGTGATCGGCCGGTTGATCTCGCGCCCGGGGGAGCTGAACAACCAGATGGCCTACGCGGCCTGCACGATGCTGATGGTGGTGACGGTCGCGGTGGTGCTGCTGGTGGAACGCCTGCGAGTCCGTTCGGTGGGGGAGTTCTGA
- a CDS encoding ABC transporter ATP-binding protein, whose amino-acid sequence MLKVDRLDVAYGPILAVSEVDLEIADGEVVALLGPSGCGKSTLLRAIAGLERPTNGTISWNGNDLAGIPIHRRGFGLVFQDGQLFPHRDVAGNVSFGLRMRATQQPPPTLGGGPAASLSAGGVEKEGRRGGLWITGRRGGSLWTTAGGGESLEAGVGGGESPGTTARRGKSGGSGRGDTERVDEMLELVGLSGYGGRRVTELSGGEQQRVALARALAPHPRLLLLDEPLSALDRALREQLAIDLARLLRESGSTALVVTHDHDEAFTLADRVAVMRAGRIVQVGKPDEVWRRPVDEATARFLGCDLFLDATAENGVLTCEFGSAPVPWAPDGPLTAGLRPAALRVGDGPTVVTVTARVHRRDHVRLVVDTGGRQVDAVAGIADAPEVGARVRLVLDPDGVAVLSRRG is encoded by the coding sequence ATGCTCAAGGTCGACCGGCTGGACGTGGCCTACGGTCCCATTCTCGCGGTGTCGGAGGTGGACTTGGAGATCGCCGACGGTGAGGTGGTGGCGCTGCTGGGGCCCTCCGGCTGCGGCAAATCCACCCTGCTGCGGGCGATCGCCGGCCTGGAACGCCCCACCAACGGCACGATCTCCTGGAATGGCAACGACCTCGCGGGAATCCCCATCCACCGCAGAGGCTTCGGCCTGGTCTTCCAGGACGGCCAACTCTTCCCCCACCGCGACGTCGCAGGCAACGTCTCTTTCGGACTTCGCATGCGCGCCACACAACAACCCCCACCCACCCTGGGGGGCGGCCCCGCAGCCAGTCTATCGGCGGGGGGTGTCGAAAAGGAGGGGCGGCGGGGTGGGCTGTGGATAACTGGCCGGCGCGGTGGATCCCTGTGGACAACTGCCGGAGGCGGCGAGTCCTTGGAGGCAGGTGTCGGAGGTGGCGAGTCCCCGGGGACAACTGCCCGGCGCGGGAAGTCAGGTGGCTCTGGCAGGGGCGATACTGAGCGGGTCGATGAGATGTTGGAGTTGGTGGGGCTCAGCGGTTACGGCGGCCGCCGCGTCACCGAGTTGTCCGGTGGTGAGCAGCAGCGGGTCGCGCTCGCCCGTGCGTTGGCTCCTCATCCCCGGCTGCTCCTGCTCGACGAGCCACTGTCCGCTTTGGACCGGGCGCTGCGCGAGCAGCTCGCCATCGACCTCGCGCGGCTCCTCCGGGAATCCGGCAGCACGGCGCTCGTCGTCACCCACGACCACGATGAGGCCTTCACCCTCGCCGACCGGGTCGCCGTCATGCGCGCGGGCCGGATCGTGCAGGTCGGCAAGCCCGACGAGGTGTGGCGCCGCCCCGTCGACGAGGCCACCGCGCGGTTCCTCGGCTGCGACCTCTTCCTCGACGCCACCGCCGAGAACGGCGTCCTGACCTGCGAGTTCGGCTCCGCCCCAGTCCCCTGGGCCCCCGACGGCCCGCTCACCGCAGGTCTAAGGCCCGCCGCCCTGAGAGTGGGGGACGGGCCGACCGTCGTCACCGTCACTGCCCGCGTCCACCGGCGCGACCACGTGCGGCTGGTCGTCGACACCGGCGGACGCCAGGTGGATGCCGTCGCCGGGATCGCGGACGCACCCGAGGTCGGCGCCCGGGTGCGGTTGGTCCTCGACCCCGACGGAGTCGCCGTGCTCAGCCGTCGCGGCTGA
- a CDS encoding ABC transporter permease subunit — translation MTAMTLGDIQRPDARRAPLGRLLRSELRMVLRRPRTLILIGLLALVPVIAGVGIWIATDAGANSGNSVEEGIAGLVDGNGLLLPVFALIIGLNMLLPLTGAMLAADALAGEAASGTMRTLLLAPVSRPRLLAVKAFGVATVTLFVVTLMAVTGTIAGVILLGGDGMMTMSGTTLPLGEALGRILLTVLLVTVQVWALAAVALAVSAWTEHPLIVVVVALGVVILSGVLSAIPALDWLDPVLMTTSWMSIPEVIRDPLPTGTLTEGVLRAACYIVIGYSLALSRMLSRDG, via the coding sequence ATGACCGCGATGACGCTCGGCGACATCCAGCGCCCCGACGCGCGGCGCGCCCCACTGGGCAGGCTGCTGCGGTCGGAGCTGCGGATGGTCCTGCGCAGACCGCGCACCCTGATCTTGATCGGCCTGTTGGCCTTGGTCCCGGTGATCGCGGGCGTCGGCATCTGGATCGCCACCGACGCGGGGGCGAACAGCGGCAACTCGGTCGAGGAAGGCATAGCCGGGCTGGTCGACGGCAACGGCCTGCTGCTGCCGGTGTTCGCGCTGATCATCGGCCTGAACATGCTGCTGCCGCTGACCGGCGCCATGCTCGCCGCCGACGCGCTGGCGGGCGAGGCGGCGAGCGGCACGATGCGCACGCTGCTGCTGGCCCCGGTGAGCAGGCCGCGGCTGCTGGCGGTGAAGGCGTTCGGTGTCGCCACGGTGACGCTGTTCGTGGTGACGCTGATGGCGGTCACGGGGACGATCGCCGGAGTCATCCTGCTCGGTGGCGACGGGATGATGACGATGTCGGGCACGACGCTGCCGCTGGGCGAGGCCCTGGGGCGCATCCTGCTGACGGTGCTGCTGGTGACGGTGCAGGTGTGGGCGCTGGCGGCGGTCGCGCTGGCGGTGTCGGCGTGGACCGAGCACCCGCTGATCGTGGTCGTGGTCGCGCTGGGCGTGGTCATCCTGTCCGGGGTGCTGAGCGCGATCCCGGCGCTGGACTGGCTGGACCCGGTGCTGATGACGACCAGCTGGATGAGCATTCCCGAGGTGATCCGCGACCCGCTGCCGACCGGGACGCTGACCGAGGGCGTGCTGCGGGCGGCCTGCTACATCGTGATCGGCTACTCGCTGGCACTGTCGCGGATGCTCAGCCGCGACGGCTGA
- a CDS encoding ABC transporter ATP-binding protein, with protein sequence MVAADAAAIPLAARTRGLRKIYRGTVAVDHVDLDVPMGAVLGMLGPNGSGKTTTIRMLLGLVMPTAGEVELLGHRLPDGAAAALPEVGALVESPGFHSFLSGRENLLRLAAAEPHLHSSRIPAAVSESLERVGLTGAANRRYKGYSLGMKQRLGLAAALLVPRRFVILDEPTNGLDPAGTREVRSVIADLHAAGTTVLVSSHLLAEVEATCTHVAVLNQGTVVAQGELAELLDSGNAGLLVTTPEITLAVDALRDNRIPARAVPDGVRADLTATTAPAVVETLVRAGVPVHEVRRDRTGLEDLFARLTEDGAAAEDAEFDLALPIPEEAR encoded by the coding sequence ATGGTCGCGGCTGACGCCGCGGCCATCCCGCTCGCCGCCCGGACCCGGGGTCTGCGCAAGATCTACCGCGGCACGGTCGCGGTGGACCACGTCGACCTCGACGTCCCGATGGGCGCGGTGTTGGGAATGCTCGGCCCCAACGGATCTGGCAAGACCACCACCATCCGGATGCTGCTCGGTCTGGTCATGCCGACGGCGGGCGAGGTCGAGTTGCTCGGCCACCGCCTGCCCGACGGCGCGGCGGCCGCGCTGCCCGAGGTCGGCGCGCTCGTCGAGAGCCCCGGCTTCCACTCGTTCCTCTCCGGCCGGGAGAACCTGCTGCGACTGGCGGCGGCCGAACCGCACCTGCACAGCAGCCGGATTCCCGCCGCTGTCAGCGAATCGCTGGAGCGGGTCGGGCTGACCGGTGCGGCGAACCGGCGCTACAAGGGGTATTCGCTCGGGATGAAGCAGCGCCTCGGCCTGGCCGCCGCGCTGCTGGTCCCCCGCCGCTTCGTCATCCTCGACGAGCCGACCAACGGGCTCGACCCGGCGGGCACCCGCGAGGTCCGGTCGGTCATCGCCGATCTGCATGCCGCGGGCACCACGGTGCTGGTGTCGTCGCACCTGCTGGCCGAGGTCGAGGCGACCTGCACGCACGTCGCCGTGCTCAACCAGGGCACTGTCGTCGCCCAGGGCGAGCTGGCGGAACTGCTCGACTCCGGCAACGCGGGCCTGCTGGTCACCACGCCGGAGATCACGCTCGCCGTGGACGCGTTGCGCGACAACAGGATTCCGGCTCGGGCCGTGCCGGACGGCGTCCGCGCCGACCTGACGGCCACCACCGCGCCCGCCGTCGTGGAGACGCTGGTGCGCGCGGGTGTGCCGGTGCACGAGGTCCGGCGCGACCGCACCGGCCTGGAGGACTTGTTCGCCCGCCTGACCGAGGACGGCGCCGCGGCCGAGGACGCCGAGTTCGACTTGGCCCTGCCGATTCCGGAGGAAGCACGATGA
- a CDS encoding LolA family protein produces MDRKRTALTVAAAGTATGVVGLILLATPAGAGEQPPALPEISPEALVESVIKTEKIPAMSGAVEFTSDLGLPIPGLPQARTGGEAAHVYTDGEGRARVSISEGDSERTIVHDGTTTWIWNSADRSVQKMVDGAPEQKSAEHKLADPATAAREFIGLMGKDSTITVDGTARVADRPVYQLVLTPKPTERTLLREVRVAVDSETRLPLRLEVLANGQAEPAVRIGFTDFETGAQDASLFTYTPPAGAKVTESKPGDHKPSPAEMKEHQNLFDSIDGKAVGEGWDTVLVGKVPAGLLNGEAKAGATGANDPAQLLKQFGKEVSGPFGTGYVISSKVGTLLVTADGRAALGAVPQQVLVDALGAK; encoded by the coding sequence ATGGACAGGAAGAGGACGGCACTGACCGTCGCGGCCGCGGGGACGGCCACGGGGGTGGTCGGGCTGATCCTGCTCGCCACGCCCGCCGGTGCGGGCGAACAGCCGCCCGCGCTGCCGGAGATCAGCCCGGAGGCGCTGGTCGAGTCGGTCATCAAGACCGAGAAGATCCCGGCGATGTCGGGGGCGGTCGAGTTCACCAGCGACCTCGGCCTCCCGATCCCGGGTCTGCCGCAGGCGCGGACGGGTGGGGAGGCCGCGCACGTCTACACCGACGGCGAGGGCCGCGCGCGGGTGTCGATCAGCGAGGGCGACTCGGAGCGCACCATCGTGCACGACGGCACCACGACCTGGATCTGGAACTCGGCCGACCGGTCGGTGCAGAAGATGGTGGACGGCGCGCCCGAGCAGAAGTCGGCGGAGCACAAGCTGGCCGACCCGGCCACCGCGGCTCGCGAGTTCATCGGGCTGATGGGCAAGGACAGCACGATCACCGTCGACGGCACCGCGCGTGTCGCCGACCGGCCGGTCTACCAGCTCGTCCTCACCCCGAAGCCGACCGAGCGCACGCTGCTGCGCGAGGTCCGGGTGGCGGTCGACTCCGAGACCCGGCTCCCACTGCGGCTGGAGGTCCTGGCCAACGGGCAGGCCGAGCCCGCCGTGCGGATCGGTTTCACCGACTTCGAAACCGGTGCGCAGGACGCGTCGCTGTTCACCTACACCCCGCCCGCGGGGGCGAAGGTGACCGAGTCGAAGCCGGGCGACCACAAGCCGTCGCCTGCTGAGATGAAGGAGCACCAGAACTTGTTCGACAGCATTGACGGCAAGGCCGTCGGCGAGGGCTGGGACACCGTCCTGGTCGGCAAGGTGCCCGCGGGACTGCTCAACGGTGAGGCCAAGGCAGGCGCCACGGGTGCCAACGACCCGGCGCAGCTGCTCAAGCAGTTCGGCAAGGAGGTCTCCGGACCGTTCGGCACCGGGTACGTCATCAGCTCCAAGGTCGGCACGCTGCTGGTGACGGCCGACGGCCGCGCCGCGCTGGGTGCCGTGCCGCAGCAGGTGCTGGTCGACGCCCTCGGGGCGAAGTGA
- a CDS encoding response regulator transcription factor: MKPRVLVVDDELGVRRALQRGLTAEGMDVVVAADGPSALRIALTGTFDVILLDIMLPGLSGYRVLERLRAEGVETPVLLVSAKDGEVDQADGLDLGADGYLVKPFSFVVLVAQVRAVLRRTAEDASGRKVRLGDLEIDRGTREVRFRGEPVALSPREFAVLDVLAGRAGAVVTKDDLLRAVWGDEQAATRNAVEVYVGYLRRKLDAAGADGIVRTVRGHGYLASTSEIDDVLDQVRPR, from the coding sequence GTGAAACCTCGGGTTCTGGTGGTCGACGACGAGCTCGGCGTGCGCCGGGCGCTGCAGCGCGGGCTCACCGCCGAGGGCATGGACGTGGTGGTGGCCGCGGACGGGCCCAGCGCGCTGCGGATCGCGCTCACCGGCACGTTCGACGTGATCCTGCTCGACATCATGCTGCCGGGCCTGTCCGGCTACCGGGTGCTGGAGCGGCTGCGCGCCGAAGGTGTCGAGACCCCGGTGCTGCTGGTGTCGGCTAAGGACGGGGAGGTCGACCAGGCCGACGGCCTCGACCTCGGCGCCGACGGCTACCTGGTCAAGCCGTTCTCGTTCGTCGTGCTGGTCGCCCAGGTGCGCGCGGTTCTGCGGCGCACCGCCGAGGACGCGTCCGGCCGCAAGGTCCGCCTCGGCGACCTGGAGATCGACCGCGGCACCCGCGAGGTCCGCTTCCGCGGTGAGCCGGTGGCGCTGAGCCCCCGCGAATTCGCCGTCCTCGACGTGCTCGCGGGCCGGGCGGGCGCGGTCGTCACCAAGGACGACTTGCTGCGCGCGGTCTGGGGCGACGAGCAGGCCGCCACCCGCAACGCCGTCGAGGTCTACGTCGGCTACCTGCGCCGCAAACTCGACGCGGCGGGCGCCGACGGCATCGTGCGCACCGTGCGCGGTCACGGCTACCTGGCCTCCACCAGCGAGATCGACGACGTGCTCGACCAGGTCCGGCCCAGGTGA